The sequence AGATGTTGCATCCTCATGTAGTCACACATTCTCACTGAATGCACAGATGATGTTAATTAAAGGCTTAGACAGTTCAGTGATTTGGGGCACTTGGCAGGGCGAACATTTAATCACACATCATGGCAAAATGCAAGTGAGACAGCAAATGGGGTGAGACGGAATCAAAGATAAAAGTGTGACGACTAATTATTGCCAGTAGACCAAGCATAGCATTTTGAAACATGAAGCCCAGTAATTCTTTTTACTGTATGTAGTTAATAAGGACATAAACAACTGATTCTTCCTTTTTCTGGTAGAAACAACAGTCAGAATGCATCCAGAGCAGAAAGAGCTCAATTCTCTTTTCctcaattaaaattaattcaccGCAAAATTTTGTGAAACACTGAGCCTCAGTGGTGTCTATTATTCCCTGACAGTTTGGTGAGTGTTCATATTAGAGACGGTGACATCCTATTTGATATGATACGATCACAAACAAATATTCACTGAACACAAAGGGGTCTTTATGGATGTTAATGCTAGTTACCACTTAGTTTCAATTATATCATGTTTTGCTGAAAacgaaaaaaaacatttgcagatTTTTACGatgtcaaaacaacaaaactaaatGAACCCCACATCCCCAAAAAGTTAGGGGTACTGAGCAGAAACAGAACGAAACGATTTGCAAAAACCAAAATTGAGCAAAGGGTACATGTCAAAATGTTGAAAACTAAAAAGTTAATTGTTTTCTTGAAAATTATAAAACCATTTTGAAGTTCATGCCTGCAGCGTGTTCCAAAAAGTTGGGACAGAGGCAACTGACAACTGACAAGGTGAGGTTAGGATTGGTTAACATTCTCCAGAGAGGCTGGGTCTTTCTGACCTTAagatgggggtggtggtggtggtgtttggGAAAACAGTGCaagaatttattaattttaatttgcaaaAATCATTAAAAGACCCTGAGAAGGCAAAGGAATCTCTGTACGCAAGtcataatagtaataataataataatcctttattgtcccacagtggggaaatttgtgtgattgCGGCAGcaggggagaggagggggtcatacatacttaaataatatacatacatattaacatacgcaacatatgaaatatacatattcacatattgtgaACAAGTAACAGGGATtaacccaaaaaataaaaaaacgaaTAAATCCATGACTTAGTTAGGCAGGTCTCATGACAGCAGGGGTTAAACCCACCAACACATGATTATTTACTGCATCGTAAGCGCGTAAATCAAAGCATCCCGAGAAACGCTTGATTTGATCTAATTCAAACTTGGCATTCGACTATCgcttggagggggggggcagaaggaaGTGCAGATTTGGTATAATTTAGACATGCGACactcaataaattaataatacaaTACGTAAGCAAACAGCACATCTGCGCAGAGGCAGGGACTATGACTTAAAGCGACGTCATTGATCATGACAATGGCGCCTCGACACAACGGCTGTAACCGGTCCAAAACATCACATCTGTGGATTAGAGAGAAATTCATGAAGAACAAGCCACAGCCCAAAATCCTCTCCCTTGATCATCGTAACTGGTAGAATACTTCAGGCAGAGACTGAACAATGCAGTGCTCTGTAAGcgctgcaaaataaataaatagaaagaaCACGTCTTATCACAAAAGGACAACAGCTCCGCGTGAcaagttgaaatgaaaaatactgGCAGTCTTTGTGAAGATGGCGGAAGGGCTGCACAACACCATAAGACCTGTTTACTGCTTCAGCACGCAGAACACATTTCTGAGAAAAGACTTTATAATGGAGGCAATGAAAACAAGATGACGTGTAAAACTCTTGCAGCTTAACGCAGCTATATCAGGACAGGTGTActgcaggggtgggggggccccCCATGGAAGAATAGAGTGTCTTTCAAGAAAGCTTGACCCAGCATTTCCCTTAGGGAAACAAAAGTGCCCATTCCAAACAGGCATGTTGAGAACAGGCATGTTGAGAACAGGCATGTTGAGAACAGGCATGTTGAGAACAGGCGTTTGCACCGGGGTAGATAATCAAAGGCCTTGTGTGCCCGTGGGGTCATAAAATGTAATTAGGAGAAGCAAAAGCCCCAGAATAATCACTGACTGGATGATATAATTGATGTATTTCTCTGCAGTTAATTTGCCACTCATGAGCTTCTCCAGTGTGACTGCATGCTGTGAATTATTGATACCGTCATTCAGTTGCTGTGACACTACGATCAATCCCCTGCCTCTACTGATCAAAATCCCCGTCtttataataaaacatgaaggaCTTCATGTTTTGAACACTGACTAAATCTTTTAGCAGCATCTCCTGACTGCTGTCATCTCATGTCATTTGGTCATGAATTACAGTTTCACCTGTATTTGTGCTGTGAGAGCATTTAGAGGTGCTGCATAAATAATTAAAGTCAAGACTTTACTCGATAATACAATTAAGCTGTTCATAGAATAAaagttcaaattcaaattcacgACAATGAAGCTCAAAAAGTTCCCATGCACACGTACACCAGTGAAATTCTCACACGTCCAGTCATTCACATGCAGGGTAACTATCGATTTTCCTCTGGATTTATCAGGAGATGCAAACTTGCATGGCATCTATTCAACAAGCGTTCATATCTACACAGAAGCACACAGTTTCATGTCCACCATCATTGTAACACCATTCTCTAGTGCTTCTAGTTTATtcatgctgctgctcacaatACTCAGCTTCCCGTCATTGCCTGTACAGAATTCTACAAATTAATACACAATACTCAAAATTACCATGAAATTGATAAACCAACAAGGCCAACTGAATGGTTTACGTCTGTAATGGTTTACAGAATATTACAGTCTGCGTTAATAAGATTATAgttctccctctttttttccccgttCAATCTGGTATATAATCTAACCTTTGCCCATTCCACATATTTGATACAGAATTATAATCACTTTCTGTGTCCACCATGTGGCGCTAGAGAACACCCAGTCACTGCCCCTCCTCTTCCAGTTTATGATTAGCAAAATTCAGAATTCGAATTTCCAAGAAAATCAAATGGTTGCtacaaaatgcataaaaaacatttctgttattAACATTCTTATCAGACGAGTTTAGTAAAGACTGAAACATGGACAGCACAGTTAcaataacttcctgtttcacggCGAATGTTGGAAATTCACTGCTAATCCGTGTACACAGGTTTCAATGAAAGCAGTGGTGTTGAAGTGTAGAGATCATATTGACCACAGCTGACGTCAGTCAGGCAGGATGAAGGAGTTAATTTatgaacaaaacattaaaaaccatGTAAATTGTACCGAATACATGCAGTAAATTACAAACTTCTTGGTGAAATGCACCGTTTGAACCGCTACTTTAAAATTTTGTAGGGGTTTCTGCGGAGCCCTTTAGCCAGACCCAGTCCTGCAACCCGTTTCAGATCAAAATGTTTACATCATGTGATGATTGGAGCCGCTTTAGTGAGTTTCTGAGAACCTTTGAACTCTCTGCATGTCTGGTTTTATGGCCACGACGCTCAACAACCGCTGCACCGCCGTTTGATGAAACGCCACAATATTCACATTAAAGTGTTTCAACTTTTACAACCCAGTTTTAGATTGCTGTGGTAAACAGGATAGGAGGAATGCATTATGTTTGACATATTACATTTCCTGTCAAGCAGTGATGAAATTATCTATGCGGATTTCTTGAGCTGAAATCTTGGCCAGACATAGAACTTGGAATTTCATTGGTCagtaaattttgtttttgtttttttataaaagaaaacaataatttatatttcttttttttattttttgggtgtGGCTCTtcagttatgtgatttttttttcccatggtGCACGACACTCGCTTCCACCCGGTTTCATAACCCATTAAGTATTATTATGTGTTACTGAAAAACTGACTCAAAAGGCAAAAGTAGATTGTTAGCCTGCTTTTCTGAACATAACTGTAAGCAGACTTTATTAGACTCTGAGTTGTAGGAAGTAAAATCCAACACACCAGTACCTTTTGTGTGATGAGACAGTAGAGAGTTAGTATGAACACCATTCCTCCGCAGACTGACGCTGTGATGAAGCCAAGTTTGTACAGGTCTCTGACGGGGTTTCTGTGCGAGGCCTTTGCTGAGTTCCTGCCATAACTTTCTGCAGACAAATATATGTTGTGATCCAAGTGAAACAACACAGCTGTTTAACTCATTGCACAGCTTTCCAAACATTCCAACCTGTATAGTATTCTGTGGACGACTCTATAGACGTGTCTGTCGTGGAGCCAAAGGCGTCTGTGTATTCATGTTGGCACCTCCAATCGACCGATACGTCACTCATTGTCACCAGTTCCCAGTAAAGAGCCAGCACCTCCGACGCCCTTTGCAGCGCCTCTGACGGAGACCCTCTATAGAGCATCTCAAAGCTCTCTGGTTTATCCTGCAGTGGATTCCAAGTAACACACAGTCTGTTAAATAGTTCATCTCCCCCCGCTGGGCAATTCCTTCAAGTTCACCCCTCAGCAGACACACTCACCTCAACCTCTTCATTAATCTGAGGCACACATTTCTGAGAGTAGATGTTGAGGATGAGCGCTCTCAGGGACTGAACATAGCCGTCGTTGACTGACCCCCGgctatatttaaaatgtgtggtGAGGAGCTCCAGGATCCAGGGTAAAGCAGCTTTAACGAAGCAACATTTGCTCTGTTTGCCGTCACACAACAGGATAGAAATCAGAAAAACAGTTTCCAACCAGAAAGCGTTAGCAGGACAGACAACACAAAACCAATGTTACCTTACCAAACTTCTCCGTTCTATAAATGTGTAGGTTATCGAGCACCCGCTTCTCAATTGATTATCCATctgcaacaaacaacaacaaaaaaatctttcagcacGAAATGTACAATTTAGAAGTAGTTTCTAGTGTTGTTTCAGCTGCTAATgagttattactattattaaattattattaatatattaaattattattgttattattaaataaagtaaaataacaaaaaatataaaaagtgagagctattttcacttttactttttacttatgttttttttataaaattttatactgtttatattttagtttatattatatttagtttcttgtggtatgtcctgtggtgtcagtgtttctttttctcctggtgtttatccagtatttaatCGTtttgtaatgcctgagcagtggatatatgcaatttcctccgggattagtaaagtatatatctatctgtctgGTGTTTGTGCACCTACCAGACGCCTGGCAGTCAGCAGGTGCTCTCTTGTGATGGAGTGTCTGCATGGACCGGGGACCTCCGTCATCGTCAGAGGGAAACTCAGGAACatcagcacacacagacactttaCCTGCAACTGACACAAGACGTGATGTGACTTTACATGTCAACCAAACAAGAACCGGCGTCGCTAAAGTCAGTGGATAGTTCTTTTATTCTCTGTGGTTTGTCTGTATTTACATGGAGTAAAAAGATAAATTTATTGGGGTTTTAAAACTACAAtttttatgctgatgataca is a genomic window of Antennarius striatus isolate MH-2024 chromosome 2, ASM4005453v1, whole genome shotgun sequence containing:
- the csf1b gene encoding macrophage colony-stimulating factor 1b isoform X1 — protein: MTILIQSKAKLQVKCLCVLMFLSFPLTMTEVPGPCRHSITREHLLTARRLMDNQLRSGCSITYTFIERRSLSKCCFVKAALPWILELLTTHFKYSRGSVNDGYVQSLRALILNIYSQKCVPQINEEVEDKPESFEMLYRGSPSEALQRASEVLALYWELVTMSDVSVDWRCQHEYTDAFGSTTDTSIESSTEYYTESYGRNSAKASHRNPVRDLYKLGFITASVCGGMVFILTLYCLITQKKIHNFHTLRSYTNTSRELQGIEME
- the csf1b gene encoding macrophage colony-stimulating factor 1b isoform X2; the encoded protein is MTILIQSKAKLQVKCLCVLMFLSFPLTMTEVPGPCRHSITREHLLTARRLMDNQLRSGCSITYTFIERRSLSKCCFVKAALPWILELLTTHFKYSRGSVNDGYVQSLRALILNIYSQKCVPQINEEVEDKPESFEMLYRGSPSEALQRASEVLALYWELVTMSDVSVDWRCQHEYTDAFGSTTDTSIESSTEYYTESYGRNSAKASHRNPVRDLYKLGFITASVCGGMVFILTLYCLITQKKIHNFHTLRSYTNTRELQGIEME
- the csf1b gene encoding macrophage colony-stimulating factor 1b isoform X3, with protein sequence MFLSFPLTMTEVPGPCRHSITREHLLTARRLMDNQLRSGCSITYTFIERRSLSKCCFVKAALPWILELLTTHFKYSRGSVNDGYVQSLRALILNIYSQKCVPQINEEVEDKPESFEMLYRGSPSEALQRASEVLALYWELVTMSDVSVDWRCQHEYTDAFGSTTDTSIESSTEYYTESYGRNSAKASHRNPVRDLYKLGFITASVCGGMVFILTLYCLITQKKIHNFHTLRSYTNTSRELQGIEME